The following is a genomic window from Antechinus flavipes isolate AdamAnt ecotype Samford, QLD, Australia chromosome 3, AdamAnt_v2, whole genome shotgun sequence.
TATCTTCTTCTCTGAACTAAAATCCTCTGGTTTTTACCATAGATGGTTCTTGCCATCCTAGTCCTTCTCCTTTGGATGCCCTCCAGcttgatattttttctaaaatgtgctaTCAGAACTGACCTCAAAATAGGTCTGGTTTGAAGATGGCAGAGTATGTGGCAAGACTCTCACCTTCCCTAGTCTGTTTTTATTAAATCGAATAGTCTTTCTGAGAGACAGTGTATTATTATTGAAAGAATAATCCATGTGGAACCAGAAAACCAaggtttgctttaaaaaaaaaaattctctgcctcagtttcctcatttgtaaaatggggataataataatattgagcATTATTGAGAAGACTGAATGAGGTAATGTATgtcaaatactttgcaaaccttgaagtggtacataaatattattattactgataaTAATCACTCTATtaggatattttaaatatttaaaattaaaatattattaaaatttaaatattatccttattttatagacaaggaaagcAAAGCTGAGGGAGTTTTAAAATGGATTGCTTAGGGTCCCACCATAGGATTAAAATTCAGGTTTTCCCTGGGTATAGTGTTTTATCCTCAGAGCCACATGACTGCTAGTTAAGAAATGACAATCTTTCCTCCGATTTGTGCATCACTTGCTggtcctgaagtctggaggatTCAGGGTCAAATCCTTCCTCTCACTAGAATAAGCGACCAAGGATAAGTCATCCAGCCCTGAGagcctatttttctatttaaaaaaattctataaaatgtcACACTGGGAAGGCCATATCTGTAAGGCGCCTTGTAAACTTcggagtgtgtgtatatatgttagttattatcattattacatgGTGCGCTTTTCTCCTGCTCCTTCAAAGATTCCCTCTTCTCGGGCCTTAAGTCCAGTTGTAAAAGTTCCAAAGTTGTTTCTAACCTGGTTGAAGTGACATCATCACCTTCATTATGGACAGACAGGGATAGTGTGAGCCCTGAGAAGGACCCTAGATCAGGAATCAGGAAGCCCGGGTCTGATGTCTGAATCTGCTTCTTATTAGCTCTGTGGCCACTTCACTTCTGAGCCTCAGTgcccccatctgtaaaaaggcAGAAGAAGGCTTGCATGTTGTTGCTCCCAGAGTCAGTATGAGCAAAGTGCTTCCTAAACCCCAGGGCCATATAAATAACAGTGATTTATTCTTATAATAGAGAAGGCTTCTTTTTTTAAGCCCTGGGACAGCAGGCGTCACTGGAAACCTCCATAGTCAAAGTGGATGCTTCTTTTGTGATCACGGTTGAAATACTCCAGGTCTTCCTCATGGGGCGCTGAGATCCTCCACCTTTGGATTCCCAGTTCAGAGAGCCTGGGCAGTTTGGTCAGGCCATCCAGCAGGTGTCCAAACCACAGCCCACATTCCCGGAAGCTGGCTGGCCGGAGGCTGATATCCAACTCGGTCAGTTCCTTTAAAAACAGCACATTTTGGCTAAATATGGCCCAGCCTTCGTCTGAAATGCTGTCATTGTAACTCAGATCCAGCTGTTGCAGTTTGGTTAGATGGCCAGTTTGTATAACAGAtgctgaaaaacaacaataaaaaagcgTTGTGAACTTGGGGAGGGGCAGAGGGGCATCAGGAACACGTGGGGTCAAGTCTGGCCTCTGGCGCGTGTACattatgacactgggcaagtctcCTCATCTCTCAGGGCTCCAGTAGTTTCTGTGCTGCTTTAAAGCTCTAATCTTGGTCTTATGGGAAAGTCACAATAGTCTGTGTATCAAATATTTGCCAAAATGGTTAATCCCAAAAGGGCCATCCTGATGGAAAGATGAGAAGGATAGACAGGAAGGATCCCCTACACTACTACATGCTGGTAACAGCGTCATGACTTTTGACACTGTTGAGTGAAATCCaaaaggaatcaggaagactcagacatgactgaaatgactgaacagctgTGTGATAAAGACATCATTGAAAGGAATTTGTTCACTTCGATGGCCTCCTCTTGGAATGGAGGGGATGGAAGGCACTGGCGAAGATAAAAACCTTTCCTGGGATGATAATGTAGTTGATATCTTATGTATGAACTGCTCAAAGCTATGAGGAATAACCCAAATCCCCAGATTCACAAAAGTTGTTACTTGGGAAATATTTATACTTTGGGGCAGGATTTTCTAAAGAAGTTGGAGTCCATCATAAAAAAGGGAGGATAGACTATGGAAAATGCAAAGACACTTCTGGAGAACAAAATATTGTCCTCTTCGACGCCCATGGGACAGGTTGTCAATGAATATAGTCAGAAAGGACCCAGTTCAACTAGACTGAAGAATTTGAGGGTCATCCCCTAAAAAGAGGGATGTGTATTCACATCTCTGTAATTAAAGGCTCCACTTTTTCCTTCTACTTGGCTATCACCTCAGGGTGGTAGGAAATTAAAGATTAGTCCACCAAGGCTCCACATTATTCTGCTGCAAGCACTGGCCACTCCTAGTTCACACTAATACCATACCCTATGACTCAAAGGCTTCCTCCAGGATAGTGGTCATGCCCTTGAAAAATAATGAGCTGAACTGGGTCCTCTCTGACTATATTCCTTGACAACCTGTCCCATGGGTGTCGAAGAGGACAATATTTTGTTCTCCAGAAGTGTCTTTGCATTTTCCATAGTCTATCCTCCCTTTTTTATGATGGACTCCAACTTCTTTAGAAAATTCTGCCCCAAAGTATAAATTTATAAGTTACAGGGATAAAGCACTTAGGGAGAAGGACAGGGCCCACACAAGTTAAATGAGATCCAGAGCGCTTATAAGGTGTTAGAGGTGGTGAGAGTAGCCATTTGGATACAGGtatagaaatgcaaaataaagctCTTCAGATCTACTCTGGCCTTCCAGTGTCATATCAGGGGAGGTTCTAGGGTGATCTTCATAAATCCAGGAGCAAGATAGAAGTTAAAAGGAATTTATCATTCCAACCCAAATATCAAGCTAGCCTGGTGGAGTTCCTGCTGAGGTTGAGAGAAACAAAGGAGTCAGAAATACAGATTTGAGGGATTCTTGCTGTGATGACTGGATGGGGCTATGGATCTGACTCCTAAAAGATCTCAAATTGACCTGTGAGGAGCTCACAAAAGAGCTATGTGCCTTTTGGGGAAAGAAGTCATTAAACTATAATTTAACAAATAAGCAGTAGATGGCAGTAGCAGAACAGAAGGTATCAGCAGTGCTTTCTTTCAAGGCTGTCTTTGCTGTTTATTTTAAACAGATTGgtttatctttataaaaataaattggttAAAGATGAAAGCCAAGTAGTCTGGGAACATCACCCATTGCCCTGCCAGCCCTTTCcccaattctatttatttctctgcATATACCCATCACAAATATCAGATATATTGTGAGTGATACAAGCGCAAACTGTCTCAGTCTTAAAGCTAGCAGGGACTTTAAAAGTGTTTTATCATAAATTATAAACCCTTTTGCTGATAAGGACTTGAGAGACTTGTTCAGGGGCACATAGAAAATAAGCTGTGGAGTCAGGAATCACATGTTGTTCTTCGAGCCCACCCTCAGCACTATTTCCAACTAATTTATTAGAAGGTAGACTCGAGGTACCAGGACCTCATTgtaatagatacatacatacccaGGAGAGCCATGTCTTCAGCGATCAGGGAGCAGCTTCTCAGTCTTAGCACTTGGAGGGCAGCTGAAAGCTTTAGAGTTTCTAAAAGCAGATTTAAGTTTCCTCCAACATACTTATTCCAAGAAAGGTCAAGTGTCTGCAGGGCAGGGAGATACATGGAGGCTTCAGCTGAAAAGATAAGCATAAATAATTTCTGTTGTCTTGGAGAAAACAAAGGAGTCAAAAACACAGATTGGTTCCATTATAgttccaaagaaaaacaaataaagctCGAATTGAAGAAATGTGCTGTGCTTTAACAGGTAtctctgttttcccttttcaaaTACTTGCTCCaattcaaagttatttattttgatttaaaaatattaggaaaatatcaaGATAAGCTTCAAATATGTAGGGAGCATGGGGGACAGTGGCAGGAAGGGAACACTGTGATAGAAGGACAGTATCCATTTTCAGTGGGATAGGACTTATGAGGAAGAAGAGCATGCTCACATCAGAAAAAAAGCTAGATTTCCTCTGCCAGGCAAGTCTGTTGGGCAAGAGTTCCCTTACCAAAAGCTGTGAATGCATCCTTTCCTAATGCGCAGCCATTGATGATTAAAGTTGTCAACTCTGGCAAAAACCGAAGCCTGCTGAGGAGATTTTCAGAGGAGCTGCCTACTTTCTTATTGGCCGATAGATCCAATTCCCGGAGACTGGACAGTAAAGGGATCACCTGGGCTTTTAAAATATCACAGAGTGACACACTCATGAGTGGGCTTTAGATGAGCATTGACTCTAAGGTTGGAAGTTCTTTAGAATTTTCTGAAGGATCAGATCAAAGAAATCaccattaataataacaattaataattaataattctgCACTGAGAGTTGGGAagatgaactttatttttatcttttccaaatgTAACAGGGTGAGATTAAGATAATCTTTCCAACAATTTTTCCCCTGATAATGTGTTTATTAGTGATGATACGATAAAGGTAGATACTCCAAATAAAATTCTCATAATAATGCTGAAAACCAATATTCCCTATTTCTTAAATCATcctttttgaagaataaaatgaaagcatgACCAGGATGCTTTTTATCTAGAGTCACTTGTtatgaccctagtcaagtcactgaGGCACTTATTCTATGCTTCAgattcctcatcagtaaaatgagttttATCTCAAtggcctctaagattccttccagttatAAATATGTGACATTTTGAAGTTTCTTAAGCTCTCTGACCTGATGACTTCTTAGATCCcttccaaatataaaattatcaccCTATGATACAGAGGCATAATGTaggtagaagaagaaaagggaacaagcatttattaagcgcccaCAAtggaccaggcactgtgctgtgttctttacaaatattatctcattggatccttgcaacaatcctgagaggtaggggctatcattatcccctttttacagatgaggaaactgaggcagacaagattaagtgacttgcccggggtcacagaGCTGGaatctgagaccaaattttaagtttttctaactccaagcccCAGGACCCACTACACCATCGAGTGTTAGAATCatgaagtcctgggttcaaatcctgcctctgatatttattagttatatggCCCCAAGCAAATTACTTCAATTTCCAAACCTGCAAAATGGGGGATGGTCCTGTAGCACCTTCCTGGCCCATCCTGAGATGAAGCTCAAATAGCAGAgtgtatgcaaagtgctttgggTTCCTTTAATCTACATTGTCTGATGCATATTCTCATAGGCACATgctctctgatttctgtttggcCATCACATTGAAGAAAATGGCTATctttgctaaaattaaaaaaaaaactcccactCACACACAATCTTCCCCCAATAATTGGGctttagatttgaagtcaggaaaatctgattcaaatctagcctcagatactataatcctgggcaaataactgaatctcagtctgcctcagtttcctcatctgtaaaaataaaaccaacaatagcacctatttccaaagatggttatgaggatcaaatgagataatatttgtaatgtgcttgGCAAagtttaaagcactacataaatcacagctaaatagagaaagagaaaaaggaaggatagaGAGGGATTAGGGAGAGAGAGGGCCTATGTAGACAGAACAAAGACAAACTTCCTCCTATAAAGTTTAAAACTAGGAGCTTTTAATCCACTCAtcctacagagaaggaaattgaggggaagtgGTTTGTGTTAGGTCACATAGGCAGTCAGGGGCAGAATAAGATGCAAGCCCATCTTGACCAGAGATGATTCCAAGTGAATACCCTTGCCTCAGGATCCCGCCGGCCCACCCTGCATGCACTACCCGGATTGCTGCTTGGGGCAGAGGGAGAAGGAAGCTCCAATGCAGAACTGGAATCGTGTGGTCAGTGGCTTGTGTTTGTAGAGCTCCTCCtcagctcttttttaaaaatagcattttttttcttccaaatacatgtaaggatagttttcaacattctcctttgcaaaaccttgtcttagaaacttttctccctcctctccccctccccaagacagcaagcaatctgatataagttaaacatgcgcaattattttaaacatatttccatatccatcatgctatgccaaaaaaaaaaaaaaaaaaagatcaaaggggaaaaaacacaaaaaagaaaaaaaaaagcaaacaacagaaaaggtaaaaatactatactttgattcatattcagtccccatagttctcctCAGCTCTTACTCAGAGATGCTATATCTTCTTCCAATAAGGAACACTGGTGAAGGTCCAAAACTTGGAGATACTTCAGATGAGCTAAATGGGCGGCACAGTCTTTAAACCCTCCCCCAACCTCCTTGTTGCTGGACAGGTCCAGTGTCCTTAACTCGGGCAAATGGCCAAAAGCAGCGCCTACCAAGAAAAGAAGAATCCCTTTCTGACTTCCAGCAGatggtgagaaagaaaaaaaatttat
Proteins encoded in this region:
- the LRRC31 gene encoding leucine-rich repeat-containing protein 31; the protein is MEQFLKKLGKKSNSRSIDLNNCRLTSTDAAELVALLPLLPDLEELDVSWNDFIGGALKPTMLQIHHISKLKILRLNNCRLTTDDVLALGEILKTTPDLEELNLSWNSNVGGNLSRLLQGIQEGSKVQILKLMDCDLTAEDSASVGQVLPRMQNLEVFDLSINKNIGCSLNSIVQGLKNTPCLKVLKLHTCGLTQDSIQILGAAFGHLPELRTLDLSSNKEVGGGFKDCAAHLAHLKYLQVLDLHQCSLLEEDIASLTQVIPLLSSLRELDLSANKKVGSSSENLLSRLRFLPELTTLIINGCALGKDAFTAFAEASMYLPALQTLDLSWNKYVGGNLNLLLETLKLSAALQVLRLRSCSLIAEDMALLASVIQTGHLTKLQQLDLSYNDSISDEGWAIFSQNVLFLKELTELDISLRPASFRECGLWFGHLLDGLTKLPRLSELGIQRWRISAPHEEDLEYFNRDHKRSIHFDYGGFQ